Within the Gammaproteobacteria bacterium genome, the region ATAGGGATCATAGTCATAGTGACGCGGGAATCTTGCAGCACCTTCTTATTCAAGTTTCTTATAGCAGTAGTATTTTCATCATTATCGGCAAGATCTGCCACTTGACCGCCCCATAACACATTATCTACCGCCATAACGCCTCCCTGCCTTAATAGCTGCAGGCCACGTTCATAATATTCATCATAATTTTTTTTATCAGCATCAATAAAAATAAAATCAAAACTATTTTCCTGACCTGCTTTGATTAAATTATCGAGTGTTTCTAATGCGGGAGCTATTCGCAAATCAATCTTGTGCTCTTGATTGGCAAGTTGCCAATATTTTTTGGCAATTTTGGTCCACTCATTATTGATATCACAACTAATGACCTTACCTTGGGGCATTGCCATGGCGGCCACGAGGGAGCTGTATCCTGTATATACTCCGATATCTAGGGTTTTGGTGGCCCCTAAAATTTGAATGATAAATGCCAATAATTGTCCTTCTTCGGGCGCAATTTGCATTTTCGACGAACTCAGTTTGGCTGTTTCCTTACGCAATTGAGTTAGAATAGGATCTTCTCTGAGAGAATTAGCGATATAATATTGATAAATAGTTTGGGTCATTGCTAAAGTAGTCTGTGTCATGAAACAATCCTTATACGAGACTTTGAATGAATAATGCCGCTAAGAGTTGGCCAAAGCCATTGTTTGATACAATGGAAACTATCGACGAAGAAATCAATCCAACTACCTCTAATTACTTAACCACGCTCAATATACCCCATGTCGAGCGAGAATATGCACTGACCCGTGAATTTTTGCGTAGTTACGCCGGTTCTCTTGACACCTTTAACTCCTATCGTCGCGAGGTTGAACGATTTTTACAATGGTCGTGGCTAATAATAAAAAAACCCATTAAAGAGATTGATAGAAACGATATTCGACTTTTTTTAGAATTTATTCAGAATCCTCCCCTGCACTGGATTAGCACCAAAAATGCATCCCGTTTCATAGACCAGGAGGGCTTACGCATACCCAATCCAGCATGGCGACCTTTCGTGGTTAGAGTTTCCAAAGCACTTTACAAAGAAGGCAAAAAACCGAATAAACAA harbors:
- a CDS encoding class I SAM-dependent methyltransferase; the protein is MTQTTLAMTQTIYQYYIANSLREDPILTQLRKETAKLSSSKMQIAPEEGQLLAFIIQILGATKTLDIGVYTGYSSLVAAMAMPQGKVISCDINNEWTKIAKKYWQLANQEHKIDLRIAPALETLDNLIKAGQENSFDFIFIDADKKNYDEYYERGLQLLRQGGVMAVDNVLWGGQVADLADNDENTTAIRNLNKKVLQDSRVTMTMIPIADGLTLVTKNGLPLSPA